A region of the bacterium genome:
TCAACCCCTACTACTTCTAAATTTCGGGCGCAGGCATCTTTATGAATATCAAAAAAACTCTTAACTTTTTTAGCTTTTAATAAAACTCCGTTGCGGGATTGAACTGCAAAATCTCTTACATTTTTAGCTGACTGGTATAAGCCAAAACGCACCTTGCTGTAGCGAAGCGGAGCAAAATAACTAATCAACTCATAAGACTTCCCGCTTTTCATTGGCCCGAGAATAAGGATTAGCTCTGACACAACAAAGATAATTATAACAAAAACTCAATATCTACATTTTTTAAATAAAAAAAGGGGGGGATTTACCCCCCTTTCGCTACTACTCCCAGTAAGAGGTAGAACACTCCCATTATCCCCATTAAAGGGGATAATGGGGAAGAAAGAAATAGAGGTAAAAGTATGCCTATCACTCCCAACAACATTAATATAATCCTCATCTGTTTCACCCCTTTTCAAAGAACTTTCAAAGAACTTTTTGATTATATCAAATTAATACTATTTTGTCAATATTAATGAGCATTGAAAAAAATTTGAATCTAATATTTTCTCAAAATTACCTCGCAAAAACGACTTCTTCTTCCTTTAACTCTTCAAAAAGCACTACTGCACAAAAAGGGTGCACTACGGATAGTGTGGAGACCTGTTATTCTTTATCTTGTTTGCTGTACCTTTAGCCAGCAAAACTCGTGAAAGTGAAATACCCTGGTGGGCGGTAGAGGATTTGAACCTCTAACCTTCTGCGCGTGAAGCAGACGCTCTACCATTGAGCTAACCGCCCCTCTTTTTTATTTCTAGGCTTCTCACTTCTAATAGGCATTACTCTTAATGCCCGGGGAGGGAGTCGAACCCTCACGGGCGCAAGGCCCTCACGATTTTGAGTCGTGCGCGTCTACCAATTCCGCCACCCGGGCAAATTAATACAACCTCCTATATTTTTAGCATCTTTTACTGCTTTTTTCCAGTATTAATCACGCAAAACCCTAAAAGGATAAACGCTTAAATCAATAATCTTAGAAGGTTTTGTTCTGTTCAGTTCCCCTACATCTATAAACAGATCAGGCCAAAGGCTTTTTGGACGATATTTTAGATAATTTTTAAATTCTGATAAAGAGTAAGCTGGAGAACCACCAGAAATATTAGCACTGGTAGTAGTAAAAGGAAAACCTAATTTTTCAGCTAAAAGCTGGCAGAATCTATTATCAGGATAACGAAAACCTAATTTTTGGTCTTTTAAAACAAATTTTATCTCCTTACAATATTTAGGTTTAATTTTAACTATAAAAGTATATGGCCCAGGCAAGTGTTCTAAAACAAACTCTTTGCGTTCTTTATTAAGATTATCTATGCGTTTAAAAATCCACTTTAAAGAAGGAACAA
Encoded here:
- a CDS encoding threonylcarbamoyl-AMP synthase, with translation MEVLKFDPKLSSKNFKDIIVRAVEILKRGGVLVYPTDTCYGLGTKANSDKAISYLKRFKGRGETKPFSVIVPSLKWIFKRIDNLNKERKEFVLEHLPGPYTFIVKIKPKYCKEIKFVLKDQKLGFRYPDNRFCQLLAEKLGFPFTTTSANISGGSPAYSLSEFKNYLKYRPKSLWPDLFIDVGELNRTKPSKIIDLSVYPFRVLRD